Proteins found in one Salmo salar chromosome ssa26, Ssal_v3.1, whole genome shotgun sequence genomic segment:
- the LOC106587275 gene encoding GTP-binding protein RAD, whose translation MTLNKGDKLRNMDKRRGSMPFPMHLQNLHRRSMPVDDREMRKVQTGELSNLMRCTSYTPGEPHRDSCVSDSSDSVISSGSDSEGHVYKVVLLGEQGVGKSSLARIFGGVEDGHDCDEAGNTYDRSIEVDEEEASILLYDIWEQDNSQWLKEQCMRIGDAYIIVYSVTDKSSFEKASELRIQLRRARQSENIPIILVGNKSDLVRSREVSVDEGSACAVVFDCKFIETSANLHHNVRDLFEGIVRQIRLRKDSKEENARRMANCKRRESIGKKAKRFLGRMVARKNKKMAFRQKSKSCHDLSVL comes from the exons ATGACTTTGAACAAAGGTGACAAATTGCGGAACATGGACAAAAGGAGAGGGAGCATGCCGTTTCCTATGCACCTGCAGAACCTTCACAGAAGGAGCATGCCAGTGGACGACCGCGAGATGCGCAAGGTGCAAACTGGAGAGCTGTCCAACCTCATGCGCTGCACGTCCTACACCCCCGGTGAGCCTCACCGAGACAGCTGTGTATCAGACTCGTCCGATTCCGTTATCTCCTCCGGCAGCGACTCCGAGGGACATGTGTACAAGGTGGTTCTCCTCGGCGAGCAGGGTGTCGGCAAGTCTAGCCTGGCACGTATTTTCGGTGGAGTCGAGGATGGTCACGACTGCGACGAGGCAG GAAACACATATGACCGATCGATCGAGGTGGACGAGGAGGAGGCGTCCATCTTGTTGTACGACATTTGGGAACAG GATAACAGTCAGTGGCTGAAGGAACAGTGCATGAGGATAGGTGACGCCTACATCATCGTCTACTCAGTGACAGACAAGTCCAGCTTTGAGAAGGCGTCAGAGCTACGCATCCAGCTACGCAGAGCTCGCCAGTCTGAAAACATTCCCATCATCCTTGTGGGTAATAAGAGCGACCTGGTGCGGTCCAGAGAAGTCTCTGTGGATG AGGGCAGTGCCTGCGCTGTGGTGTTTGACTGCAAGTTCATCGAGACCTCAGCCAATCTCCACCACAACGTCAGGGACCTGTTCGAGGGCATCGTCCGGCAGATCCGACTGCGCAAAGACAGCAAGGAGGAGAATGCTCGCCGTATGGCCAACTGCAAACGACGCGAGAGCATTGGCAAGAAGGCCAAGCGTTTCCTGGGCCGTATGGTGGCCCGGAAGAACAAGAAGATGGCCTTCAGACAGAAGTCCAAGTCCTGCCATGACCTCTCGGTCCTCTGA
- the cdh16 gene encoding cadherin-17 isoform X2: MSIFIITLTLVVLQTPAQCSGANLKIGVPENYDGIFPWYLAKLPNLPATSTDVVVTGDDEGIFGVEAGFLYALKPLDREKQPSYSLQVSFSASVQSQSFMVEVCVIDKNDNVPVFIEESMRGSVQLGLLKGISFMQVGASDRDDRNTAHADLRFSLMDQTPRIPSSHMFFIDSVTGEVSLTEDGASTLDPEMCGRYKLSVMVKDMGGKPNAFFSTGIVTVEVTGNTWASPDPVRLQENLPGPYPIPISQVKWSGGLVEYSLEGEFPEMLFTVSREGVISLNAPLDRETQDQFQISIVVERPDGREIAKPVELRVMVGDANDNRPTFPTTQYHTVVKELAPRGTEILTVQAADNDDPKTDNVRIFYRLVGQIPESPRALFRVDRDSGVISVQADNLEGAAPQYTLTITAEDAKGLNSSCTVVVTVQDENNNPPVFTPHEYGPFHLAEDAPLGATVTAVSAWDADERGGDSWQVNYRLESGNEEEVFTLVTDKQTNEVSLILSKVLDFERESEYILVLSAQNPVALVRGRYGPASTATVSIYVDDINEGPILSQSHYEVTVREGEEPGRVIATIRGYDPDSHPIRYSLRGDTKRYFSIGKYSGELKTVQALDREENSTYTMEVMAEDGHTHTNLSLNIPYLSPEVYTVPFTISDSSSPPRSTFINLPVTVCPCNVRGNCRTAAKQLQGMPTVQSTVGILLGTLGVIGIILIVVFVRLSYQNPKPPNKTNQEREPLRISL; the protein is encoded by the exons ATGTCCATCTTTATCATAACACTGACT TTGGTGGTACTTCAGACTCCTGCACAGTGCTCAGGGGCCAATCTTAAAATTGGCGTCCCAGAAAACTATGATGGTATTTTCCCATGGTACCTGGCTAAG CTCCCTAACCTCCCAGCTACCTCCACTGACGTGGTGGTGACAGGGGACGATGAGGGGATCTTTGGAGTTGAGGCAGGATTTCTTTACGCCTTGAAGCctctggacagagagaagcagccaTCTTACTCTCTGCAG GTGTCCTTCTCAGCATCCGTGCAGTCTCAGAGCTTTATGGTAGAAGTATGCGTCATAGACAAAAACGACAACGTGCCTGTGTTTATCGAGGAGAGCATGAGAGGCAGTGTGCAGCTGGGACTTCTGAAAG GGATCTCATTCATGCAGGTGGGGGCGTCTGACCGTGACGACCGTAACACAGCCCATGCTGACCTGCGCTTCAGCCTGATGGACCAGACCCCCAGGATCCCCTCCAGTCACATGTTCTTCATAGACTCTGTGACCGGCGAGGTGTCTCTCACTGAGGACG gggcTTCCACCCTGGACCCAGAGATGTGTGGCCGCTACAAGCTGTCAGTGATGGtgaaggacatgggggggaaacCCAACGCTTTCTTCTCCACGGGCATCGTGACAGTGGAGGTGACGGGGAACACCTGGGCGTCACCGGACCCTGTTCGCCTCCAGGAGAACCTCCCTGGCCCCTACCCCATCCCCATCTCACAG GTGAAGTGGAGTGGAGGTCTGGTAGAGTATAGCCTGGAGGGGGAATTCCCAGAGATGCTGTTCACTGTCAGCAGAGAGGGAGTCATCTCTCTCAACGCCCCACTAGACAGAGAGACTCAGGACCAG TTCCAGATCAGCATCGTGGTGGAGCGTCCGGACGGCAGGGAGATCGCCAAGCCTGTGGAGCTGAGGGTGATGGTGGGCGATGCCAACGACAACAGGCCCACGTTCCCTACTACACAGTACCACACCGTGGTCAAGGAGCTCGCCCCACGGG GGACGGAAATCCTCACAGTTCAAGCAGCCGACAACGATGATCCGAAAACAGATAACGTGAGGATCTTCTACCGGCTGGTTGGCCAGATCCCAGAGAGCCCTCGTGCCTTGTTCCGGGTGGACCGTGACTCTGGGGTCATCTCAGTGCAGGCAGACAACCTTGAGGGAGCCGCCCCACAGTACACACTGACCATCACTGCTGAGGACGCTAAAG GCTTAAACAGCTCCTGTACTGTGGTTGTGACAGTGCAGGACGAGAACAACAACCCGCCCGTCTTCACTCCACACGAG tACGGCCCCTTCCACCTGGCAGAGGATGCTCCTTTGGGAGCCACGGTAACGGCGGTGTCAGCGTGGGATGctgatgagaggggaggagacagctGGCAGGTGAATTACAGGCTGGAGTCTGGCAACGAGGAGGAGGTGTTCACGCTGGTCACAGACAAGCAGACCAATGAAGTTTCACTCATCCTCTCCAAG GTGCTGGACTTTGAGCGGGAGAGCGAGTACATCCTGGTCCTTAGTGCTCAAAACCCAGTGGCCCTGGTACGAGGGAGGTATGGCCCAGCGTCCACGGCAACCGTCTCCATCTATGTGGACGATATCAACGAGGGCCCCATCCTGTCCCAGAGCCACTACGAAGTCACCGTCAGAGAGGGGGAGGAGCCAGGACGGGTTATTGCCACTATTCGTGGATATGACCCAGACTCACACCCAATCAG ATACTCGCTCAGAGGAGACACAAAGAGGTATTTCTCCATTGGGAAGTACTCAGGTGAGCTGAAGACCGTCCAGGCCTTGGACAGAGAGGAAAACAGCACCTACACCATGGAGGTCATGGCTGAAGATGGTC ACACCCATACCAACCTGTCCCTGAACATCCCATACCTGTCTCCTGAGGTCTACACGGTCCCCTTCACCATCTCTGACAGCAGCTCTCCTCCCAGGAGCACCTTCATCAACCTGCCAG TGACGGTGTGTCCATGCAATGTGAGAGGAAACTGCAGGACCGCCGCTAAGCAGCTGCAAGGCATGCCAACCGTCCAGTCCACCGTCGGCATCCTACTGGGAACCCTGGGGGTCATAG GAATCATTCTAATCGTTGTGTTTGTGAGGCTGTCCTACCAGAACCCTAAACCGCCGAACAAAACCAATCAGGAGAGAGAACCCCTGAGGATCTCACTGTGA
- the cdh16 gene encoding cadherin-16 isoform X1 — MSIFIITLTLVVLQTPAQCSGANLKIGVPENYDGIFPWYLAKLPNLPATSTDVVVTGDDEGIFGVEAGFLYALKPLDREKQPSYSLQVSFSASVQSQSFMVEVCVIDKNDNVPVFIEESMRGSVQLGLLKGISFMQVGASDRDDRNTAHADLRFSLMDQTPRIPSSHMFFIDSVTGEVSLTEDGASTLDPEMCGRYKLSVMVKDMGGKPNAFFSTGIVTVEVTGNTWASPDPVRLQENLPGPYPIPISQVKWSGGLVEYSLEGEFPEMLFTVSREGVISLNAPLDRETQDQFQISIVVERPDGREIAKPVELRVMVGDANDNRPTFPTTQYHTVVKELAPRGTEILTVQAADNDDPKTDNVRIFYRLVGQIPESPRALFRVDRDSGVISVQADNLEGAAPQYTLTITAEDAKGLNSSCTVVVTVQDENNNPPVFTPHEYGPFHLAEDAPLGATVTAVSAWDADERGGDSWQVNYRLESGNEEEVFTLVTDKQTNEVSLILSKVLDFERESEYILVLSAQNPVALVRGRYGPASTATVSIYVDDINEGPILSQSHYEVTVREGEEPGRVIATIRGYDPDSHPIRYSLRGDTKRYFSIGKYSGELKTVQALDREENSTYTMEVMAEDGRNSSLSASTLVTVHILDVNDNSPVLVGDYSWKYLCTPRWEDQALVLASRDSDGPQHGGRLNFSLRSDATVRGNWKLTPINDTHTNLSLNIPYLSPEVYTVPFTISDSSSPPRSTFINLPVTVCPCNVRGNCRTAAKQLQGMPTVQSTVGILLGTLGVIGIILIVVFVRLSYQNPKPPNKTNQEREPLRISL, encoded by the exons ATGTCCATCTTTATCATAACACTGACT TTGGTGGTACTTCAGACTCCTGCACAGTGCTCAGGGGCCAATCTTAAAATTGGCGTCCCAGAAAACTATGATGGTATTTTCCCATGGTACCTGGCTAAG CTCCCTAACCTCCCAGCTACCTCCACTGACGTGGTGGTGACAGGGGACGATGAGGGGATCTTTGGAGTTGAGGCAGGATTTCTTTACGCCTTGAAGCctctggacagagagaagcagccaTCTTACTCTCTGCAG GTGTCCTTCTCAGCATCCGTGCAGTCTCAGAGCTTTATGGTAGAAGTATGCGTCATAGACAAAAACGACAACGTGCCTGTGTTTATCGAGGAGAGCATGAGAGGCAGTGTGCAGCTGGGACTTCTGAAAG GGATCTCATTCATGCAGGTGGGGGCGTCTGACCGTGACGACCGTAACACAGCCCATGCTGACCTGCGCTTCAGCCTGATGGACCAGACCCCCAGGATCCCCTCCAGTCACATGTTCTTCATAGACTCTGTGACCGGCGAGGTGTCTCTCACTGAGGACG gggcTTCCACCCTGGACCCAGAGATGTGTGGCCGCTACAAGCTGTCAGTGATGGtgaaggacatgggggggaaacCCAACGCTTTCTTCTCCACGGGCATCGTGACAGTGGAGGTGACGGGGAACACCTGGGCGTCACCGGACCCTGTTCGCCTCCAGGAGAACCTCCCTGGCCCCTACCCCATCCCCATCTCACAG GTGAAGTGGAGTGGAGGTCTGGTAGAGTATAGCCTGGAGGGGGAATTCCCAGAGATGCTGTTCACTGTCAGCAGAGAGGGAGTCATCTCTCTCAACGCCCCACTAGACAGAGAGACTCAGGACCAG TTCCAGATCAGCATCGTGGTGGAGCGTCCGGACGGCAGGGAGATCGCCAAGCCTGTGGAGCTGAGGGTGATGGTGGGCGATGCCAACGACAACAGGCCCACGTTCCCTACTACACAGTACCACACCGTGGTCAAGGAGCTCGCCCCACGGG GGACGGAAATCCTCACAGTTCAAGCAGCCGACAACGATGATCCGAAAACAGATAACGTGAGGATCTTCTACCGGCTGGTTGGCCAGATCCCAGAGAGCCCTCGTGCCTTGTTCCGGGTGGACCGTGACTCTGGGGTCATCTCAGTGCAGGCAGACAACCTTGAGGGAGCCGCCCCACAGTACACACTGACCATCACTGCTGAGGACGCTAAAG GCTTAAACAGCTCCTGTACTGTGGTTGTGACAGTGCAGGACGAGAACAACAACCCGCCCGTCTTCACTCCACACGAG tACGGCCCCTTCCACCTGGCAGAGGATGCTCCTTTGGGAGCCACGGTAACGGCGGTGTCAGCGTGGGATGctgatgagaggggaggagacagctGGCAGGTGAATTACAGGCTGGAGTCTGGCAACGAGGAGGAGGTGTTCACGCTGGTCACAGACAAGCAGACCAATGAAGTTTCACTCATCCTCTCCAAG GTGCTGGACTTTGAGCGGGAGAGCGAGTACATCCTGGTCCTTAGTGCTCAAAACCCAGTGGCCCTGGTACGAGGGAGGTATGGCCCAGCGTCCACGGCAACCGTCTCCATCTATGTGGACGATATCAACGAGGGCCCCATCCTGTCCCAGAGCCACTACGAAGTCACCGTCAGAGAGGGGGAGGAGCCAGGACGGGTTATTGCCACTATTCGTGGATATGACCCAGACTCACACCCAATCAG ATACTCGCTCAGAGGAGACACAAAGAGGTATTTCTCCATTGGGAAGTACTCAGGTGAGCTGAAGACCGTCCAGGCCTTGGACAGAGAGGAAAACAGCACCTACACCATGGAGGTCATGGCTGAAGATGGTC GGAACTCTTCTCTGTCAGCTTCAACACTGGTCACAGTCCATATCCTGGATGTGAATGACAACAGTCCTGTGTTGGTGGGAGACTACTCCTGGAAGTATCTGTGTACCCCTCGCTGGGAGGACCAGGCCTTGGTGCTGGCATCCCGGGACAGTGATGGTCCCCAGCACGGTGGCAGGCTCAACTTCTCCCTCCGCAGTGACGCCACCGTGCGCGGCAACTGGAAACTCACCCCCATCAATG ACACCCATACCAACCTGTCCCTGAACATCCCATACCTGTCTCCTGAGGTCTACACGGTCCCCTTCACCATCTCTGACAGCAGCTCTCCTCCCAGGAGCACCTTCATCAACCTGCCAG TGACGGTGTGTCCATGCAATGTGAGAGGAAACTGCAGGACCGCCGCTAAGCAGCTGCAAGGCATGCCAACCGTCCAGTCCACCGTCGGCATCCTACTGGGAACCCTGGGGGTCATAG GAATCATTCTAATCGTTGTGTTTGTGAGGCTGTCCTACCAGAACCCTAAACCGCCGAACAAAACCAATCAGGAGAGAGAACCCCTGAGGATCTCACTGTGA